TAAAAGGGTTAATATTGGCCCTTGATGGCGTGTCTGATCCTGGCAATTTAGGCACAATAATTAGAGTAGCCGACTGGTATGGTATTAAACACATTGTAACCAGCACAGACAGTGCAGATGCCTATAACCCAAAAACAATTAGCGCCACAATGGGGTCATTTGTAAGAGTTTCAGTTAGTCAGGTCGATTTGCCTGCTTACCTACAAACACTCAAGTTACCAATTTACGGTGCGTTTTTAGATGGCCAAAGCGTACACAAAACACAGTTTAATGGCGAAGGTGTATTGTTAATGGGGAGTGAGTCTCATGGCATACGACAAGCCTGTGCGGGTTTAGTAACCGATAAAATAACAATTCCTGCGTTTGGTGAGGCCGAGTCGCTCAATGTTGCTATGGCAACTGGGATTATTTTAGATAATTTTAAACGTCAAGCTTAACAAACGTGTGTTCTTTGAGTTAAATTGCCCATGAATAACAACAATAATAAATTGGTAAAACAACAAGATGCGCTTAAGCACTATTAAATTAGCGGGCTTCAAATCGTTTGTAGAGCCCACTAAAATACCGTTTCCAGATCAAATGACCTGCGTTGTTGGGCCAAACGGCTGCGGTAAATCTAATGTGATTGATGCGGTAAGATGGGTGCTTGGAGAAAGCTCAGCTAAAAACCTGCGTGGCGATGCCATGACAGATGTTATTTTTAACGGCTCAACTAATCGAAAAGCCATTTCGCAAGCCTCTGTAGAGCTGATTTTTGATAACTCGCTAGGCGAGCAAGAATTAAAAAGCACCTTTGCCGATAGAAACCAAATAGCGATTAAGCGTTTAGTAACACGCGATGGCCAATCGTTATACTTTTTAAATGGCAGCAAATGCCGCAAGCGTGACATAACTGATATATTTTTAGGCACTGGGCTTGGTCCTCGCAGTTATGCGATTATTGAGCAAGGGATGATATCGCGCTTAATTGAAAGTAAACCTCATGAACTTCGCGTGTTTTTAGAAGAAGCTGCGGGCGTATCTAAATACAAAGAGCGTCGCCGCGAAACGCAAACGCGGATTAAAAGTACCCGAGAAAATTTAGAACGTTTATTAGATGTTCGTAAAGAGCTGCAAAGCCAGCTCGATAAATTGGCTGTTCAGTCACTTGATGCTAAAAAATACCGTGAACTTAAAGCAACAGAGCGCACATTAAAAGGTCAAGTAGCTGTCTTAAAATGGCAAAAGCTGCATCAACAACAATTAGACAAAAGCGAGCAAATCAAAAAGCTTAATGAGCAAATAAGCTTTTTTAAAACGGCTCACTCAGGGCACGATGATGTGCTTGCAACACTTGAAGGAGAGGTTCAAGCTCAGCAAGATAAATTAGGTGATGCGCAGCACCAGCAACATCTTATTCATACCGAGTTAACTCGAGCCGAACAGCAAAAAATTAGTGTTAAACAACAAATACAGTCACTTAAACAAAGCTTAATAAAATTACAACAACGCCAAACAGATAGCCTTGAGCAAAAAGCGCAACAGCAGCACATATGCAAAGAACTTGATGAAGCACTGCAAGAGGCAATAGAAAGCAGTTTAATGTGCGAAGAGCAAGTGAGTGAATTGTCATTTGAGCTTGAGGGGTTGCAGGGTACTAAGCAGCGAAGTTATTCGAATTGGCAAACACTCAACGAACAACAGCAACACCTTACCAATCAGGTGCAGTCGCAAAGTAGTGAAATAAAGCACACGCAACAGCAAATAAATCATGTTAATGAGCAACTTAGCCAATTAAATTTACAGCTTGATGAACTAAAAAATAATAATGTAGAACAGCAGCTGGCCGAGCAAAAACAGCAGCGCCAAGCACTCACTGAGGCGCTTGCAAAAAATCAAAGCGCGCTTGCGCAATGTGAAGTTAAATTGACTCAGCAAAATAGGCAGGTTGATGAAACTCAAGACAATCATAAAACACTGACACAGAAAGAAAATGAACTAAACGCCCGTATTGCAGGGCTTAAAAGTGCATTGGGGTTAGATGAAAAGGTCACTAACTCAACTGGGGTTTTAAGTCAGCTCATAGTGCTAGAGGGTTTTGAGCCATTAATAGAGCAAGCACTTAAGTCGCTTACGCATTTAAGTGTAACAGAGCAGCAATCAACTAATAGCATATGGCCAAGCAGTCAGCCTTCACTTAAGGCAAGCTTGGCAGATTATATTACCGCTGGCGTGTACCCTGACTTACTCACGCGAATTGGCTATAGCGAACACGCCGATTTATCTATGCTAAATGATGACTATTACATTGCGATAATGGATAAAAAAGGCGCATTGCATGGTCGTAATTGGCACGTAAACGCAGACAGTAACACCGACAACTCATTGCTAATAAAGCATAAGCAACTTCACGCGCACACCGATGAGGTCATACAGGTTAAAAGTCAGCTTGAACAGGTCAAAAGTGAGCTTGAACAATACACTGTAATACAAGCAGAGCTTAATACCGAACAAAAAGCACTCAAAGACGTTATTCATCAGCTTGCTCAACAAATTGCTATTTCAAGTACCCGAAGCGATATGCTCACAGAGCAAGTTACTCAACATCAACATCAGCTATCAAAAATAAAAACACAAGAGCAAACAATAAGTGCGTCACTGGTGCAACTCAATAAGCAGCTTGATGAACAAACCGAGCAATATGAACTATTTGTTGAGCAGCAATCAGATTTAACAGATGAAACTGAGACTGCGAATGATGAGCGCATGCTCAGCGATAAAAATTATAGCCAAGCACTCAGCGCATTGGAGCAATACAAAGCGCAGGCTCATCAGCTAAGCTTAAGTCAGCAAAAAGCACGTAGTGAATGGCAGTTAAGTCAAACAAAACTGAGCCATGCAGCGCAAGCCTATGAAGAGGCAAAACAAGGAGCTGAAGAATTAGTTTTGGAAATAGAGGCGTTACTTATACCAGAAGAAACACTCAGTGAATCAATCTCAACCTTACTAGAAAAGCATCAGCAAGGCGAACAAAGATTAGCGCAATTGCAAAACGATTTATCACAAGCTAAAGACGCCTTACATACAAAGCAAGCTAGCCTTAAAAATTCGCAAGGTGAGCTGCAAGGGCTTCAAGAACAACATCAAAAATTAACACTTGAAGAGCAGAGTTTACTAATAAAGGCACAAGCTGCACTTGAGCCATTAGAAGAGCTTAAACAAAGCTTAAAAGCCGTACTTGAAACATTACCTGACGACTTAACCCTAAATGCAGCGCAAAACCAATTAACAGGTATTACAAATCAGCTAGACAAGCTGGGTGCGGTTAACTTAGCAGCTATAGAAGAGTTTGATGTTGCAAAACAGCGCAGTGAGTATTTAGATAATCAGTTAGAGGATTTAACTAAAGCGTTAAATACCCTTGAAGGGGCTATTCGGAAAATAGATACCGAAACAAAAACACGCTTTAAAGCCACGTTTGATCAAGTTAATGAAGACTTTGCACAGCTGTTTCCTAAAGTTTTTGGTGGAGGGAGTGCGTATTTGGAATTAACCAGTGACGATTTACTTGAAAGTGGTGTTAGTATAATGGCACGGCCGCCAGGTAAGAAAAATTCAACTATTCACTTGTTAAGTGGTGGAGAAAAAGCGCTGACGGCATTATCATTAGTGTTTTCTATATTCAGGCTAAATCCAGCCCCGTTTTGTATGCTGGATGAAGTTGACGCACCATTAGATGACGCAAACGTTGTTCGCTTTTGCCGTTTGGTGGAAGAAATGTCACAATCAGTGCAATTTATTTATATAAGCCATAACAAAATTGCAATGGAGATGGCGGGGCGTTTAACCGGTGTTACCATGGCAGAGCCGGGTGTATCTCGAATGGTTGCAGTAGATATTGAACAAGCGGTGCAACTTGCACACGCATAAATTTTTATAACACGTGTATTAGTTTTTAATTACTATACAGGTTTTAGGCATAACAAATAATAAAAGGTGAGGGGATGGCCGAACAATTAAGATGGGTTTTAATCATTATCAGTGTGATTGTCATTGGTGGCTTATTAGTCCATGGTTTATGGTCTGTAAGAAAAAAAGAGAGCCCAGATACGTCCGTTAATGAACGGGTTGAACCACTCCAAGAAAGCCAAACAGCTTCCTCTCATTCATATACTCAAAAAGCTGAGCCAAAAGAGCCGGTAATTAGTGAGCGTGACGAACCACAGCTAGGTGAACTTAACTTTGATGCTAATGAGCCTCAAATTGAGCCCAGCGCGCCAGAGGTTCCTATTGAAGATGACCTAAGTGTTGTTGACGATTTAGAGTCGGTTGAGCAAACTAATGAACAACCAAAAGAGCCAGTACCCGATTTTGTTATTGTACATATACAAATGCCAGAAGGGTTAACTATGCAAGGCAGCAAGTTATTACCTGCTGTGAATACGCTTGGTTTTAAATATTCTGAAGAAGGCTTTTTTAATCGTCATTTAGACCCTGCAGGCCAAGGACCAGTGTTGTTTAGATTAGTTAATATGTACAACCCAGGAACGTTCGATATAGACAATATGGAACAGTTTAGCACCGCAGGTGTTAGCTTATTTATGACCTTGCCGTGTGACGGTGACGGACTAGCAGCCTTTAATATGTTGCACAGTGCGGCTAAAAAAATAGCCGACGAATTTGGCGCGCACATATTAGACGCAGAACGCGAAGAAATGAGTGTTGAGCGTGTAAGGCAATATGTTGAGCAGGTTCGTGCTTTTTCAGCGTAACAATTTGTAATATATAATTTTTACAAGCCACTGGGCGATATCGTCAAAGTGGCTTTTTTATGTTTTTTGAGGTTTAAATGTCTAGCAGCATTAGTGAGCAAATTAATCATCTTCGTACCCTATTAGAGCAGCACAATTATAATTATTATGTGCTTGATACCCCAAGCATTCCTGATGCTGAATACGATAGGCTATTACGCGAACTCAGTGCGCTTGAAACACAAAATCCTGAATTTTTATCTGCTGACTCACCGACTCAAAAAGTAGGTGGTGCAGCGCTTAGTAAATTTGAGCAAGTTGCTCATCAAGTGCCAATGCTATCGCTTGATAATGCGTTTAGCGAAGATGAATTTACGGGCTTCAATCGCCGAATAAAAGAGCGCTTAATGAGCACCGATGTGCTCACTTTTTGCTGTGAGCCAAAACTTGATGGGTTAGCGGTATCTATTATTTATCGTGATGGAGTGTTGGTACAAGCTGCAACACGGGGTGATGGCTTTACAGGCGAGAATATTACTCAAAATGTAAAAACAATTCGTAACGTCCCCCTTAAGTTGCGTGGCGACTACCCCAAAGAGCTTGAAGTGCGTGGTGAAGTATTTATGGACAGCGCTGGGTTTGAAAAGCTAAACAATGAAGCGCAAAAGCGTGGCGAAAAAGTATTTGTAAATCCACGTAATGCGGCGGCAGGTAGCCTACGCCAGCTAGACTCTAAAATTACCGCAAAACGCCCACTGATGTTTTATGCATACAGTACTGGTTTGGTTGCTGATGGCTCAATCCCTGAGGATCACTTTCAGCAATTAGAAAAGCTAACTGATTGGGGCTTACCCCTTTGTCCAGAAACAAAGCTGGTGGAAGGGCCACAAGCTGCACTTGATTATTATGATGATATTTTAACGCGTCGCAGTGAGCTTAAATATGAAATTGACGGCGTAGTAATAAAAGTTAATAAAAAAGCCCTACAAGAGCGTTTAGGCTTTGTAGCGCGGGCACCTCGTTGGGCTATTGCCTATAAATTTCCGGCGCAAGAGGAAGTCACTCAACTCCTTGATGTAGAGTTTCAAGTTGGTCGTACAGGTGCAATTACGCCTGTTGCTCGTTTAGAACCTGTGTTTGTAGGCGGTGTAACGGTGTCTAATGCAACGCTTCACAATGGTGATGAAATTGCTCGGTTAGGCGTTAAAGTCGGCGATACAGTGATTATACGCCGTGCTGGTGATGTGATTCCGCAGATAACACAAGTTGTGCTTGAACGCAGGCCCACAGATGCAAGAGACATTGTGTTTCCATCAGCTTGCCCTATTTGTGACTCCCATGTAGAAAAAGTAGAAGGGGAAGCTGTAGCCCGTTGTACTGGTGGCCTAGTATGCCCCGCGCAGCGCAAGCAAGCTATAAAGCACTTTGCCTCGCGCAAGGCACTAGATATAGATGGTCTTGGCGATAAAATTGTTGATCAATTAGTGGACCGTGAGCTTATAAAAACTCCGGCTGATTTATTTATATTAAAGCAAGGTCACTTTGAATCACTTGAACGCATGGGGCCTAAATCGGCTAAAAACTTAGTTACTGCTTTAAATGAAGCAAAAGCCACTACCCTTGCTAAATTTTTATATTCACTGGGTATTCGAGAAGCCGGTGAGGCTACGGCACAGAATTTAGCGAATCACTTTTTAACGCTAGAGAATATTATTAGTGCTAGTGTTGAAAGCCTCACACAAGTAAGCGATGTAGGCGATATTGTGGCATCGCATGTACGAGGCTTTTTTGATGAAGAGCACAATTTAGCGGTGGTCAATGCGCTTATTGAGCAAGGTGTTCATTGGCCTGCGCTAAGTGCACCGTCAGAGGATGAGCAACCGCTGGCGGGGCTTACTTATGTACTTACAGGTACGCTCAATACGCTTAACCGCAATGATGCTAAAGCGCGCTTACAACAGCTAGGTGCAAAGGTGTCAGGTAGTGTATCTGCTAAAACTGATGCTTTAGTAGCGGGTGAAAAAGCCGGTTCTAAACTCACAAAGGCTCAAGATTTGGGGATAGACGTGCTCACAGAGGATGATTTAATCGAGCTCCTTAAAAAGCATAACGGCTAGGAAAGTAGTAATGAGCCAATACGGACCTCAATACTGGGATAAATACGGGAGTTATCGCACGCCTGTTGCGTTTCACTTAAGTTTAGTGGTGTTGCTGCGTGCTTATTTTATTTGGGTTATTGCGGCACTGAGCCGACGACCAGAGCTTGACTTAATGTCGTTATTTTTTAGATCTAAAAGCGACTTTTTTATTGCTATTGCCATTGGCAGTATTGCGATATTACCTACGTTGTTATTTTGCTTGCGCCGCCCTCGCGATTCACATAAAGCCACTGACAGATTAGCGAGTATTTGGCGGCATATGCGCTGGCCATTAATTGTATGCGCGCTAATAGATTTAACGTGGCTAATAGTACAAGCGGCACATAGCCATTACCGGTTTTCACTTTTTTTAGCGGTGCAAATGGTTATTGTTTTTTGGGTGCTTTGGTATTTAGTTAAAAGTCGTTATTTAACCGTGTTTTTTAAAGATTGGCCTGAGCCAACAGAAAAAGCATCAGATGACAAAAAAGATCTTAAAAAGGATTCATAGTGGACGCAGTAAACAAAAAAATAGCATTAATCATTGCACTCATCGGTTTTGTGCTTATTGGTTTAATGTTTGCTTTTGAGTTGTTTGAAGTTATGTGGTTTAAAGTGTTGATAGGAGTTTGGGTGTTTGTATTTTGTTCAAGCATGTATAGGCTTACACCACTATTTAAAGCGCGAAACCGTTTAGAGCACTTTGTTCAACGCGATGCGCAGCACTTACTAGTGTTTAGCCTAATGGGCTTTTTTGATAAAAAACATGGTCCAAATTGGTTGGTTATACAAAGTATTGAGCGCGTAGTGAGTAAAGATGACGAGCTAATTATTTGTAGCAATAATGACCGGCAACTAAGTGTTAGCTTACCCGTTAAAAAAGCGGAATTAGAGGCGTTTATGCAGCGTATTTTTACTACTGCAGAAAAGCAAACCATTACCTTTGAACAAGCTTGATCGTGGCGTCATTCATCCACGTAACAATAAAAAGATTTAGCCATATAACCTGATCTTTGTTTTATATAAATTAATTATCTAGAGGCCAGATTATACACCCTATTCGTAATACAGGTTTTCATGAGGTTACTATGTTGAAATGGAAAGATGTGATTAACTTTGCCAATAATGGCAACCCTGCACCCAGTAAAAAAGTCATTAAAACCGATGAACAATGGCGTGAACAATTATCAGAAAACGAATACTACGTAACTCGTATGAAGGGGACAGAGCGTCCTGATATGTCTGGCAGTTGTACATTACTAGAGCCCGGTAAATATGTGTGTGTTTGTTGCGATAATTTATTGTTTGATGCTGACGAAAAATTTGAAAGCGGAACAGGCTGGCCTTCATTCACTCAGCCAGCAACGATAGAAGCAATTGGCTATGTACGCGACGTCAGCCATGGCATGGAGCGTGTAGAGGTTGTATGCAACGTGTGTGATGCGCATTTAGGGCATATATTTCCAGATGGACCACTACCGACGGGCCTTCGATACTGCGTTAATGGTGCAGCAATGAAAAAGCTTTAGTCTTTGAGGTTTAGCTTCATCTCTTTTGCTTGATTCATAATTTTATCTAAGCGCTGCGCTTGATCTGCTGGCAGGTCAGATTTGTCCAATAAGGCGTAGCATTTTTTAGCAAGCCCTATATTCAATGAGCTGCCACTTTGCTTGGTCGAATCAAACAAGCATTGTAATAAATTAAGTGCAATGCTTTGATTGCGTGGCATAACTCTAAACGCATGCGTAAATGCTTCAAGTGCTGTGTTTAATTGCCCTTTGTTAAATTGGGTTACCGCATGGTTATTAAGTTCTTTTGGCCCCATTTTAATGTCACGTCGTTCGCTTTGTTGTTGCTGTATATAGCGTAAGTAGGTGGGTTCGCTGGTATTTGGGTGTCTTTCACAATGATTAATTATTTGCGAAAATAACATTTGCGCCTTTTGATGAAACCCTAGCTCATGAAAGGCTTTTGCTTTATCAAGTGCGCCATCTACTGAGCGTATTATAGAGTCGTCATCTTCTAATTGTTCAATGAGCTTTTTAGCTTTTTGATGCTCATCTTTTAAATAATGAAGCCGCGCATTAAGCACATCAATTTGCGATTGATTCGTACTGTTAGGAAATTGGGTTTTTAAATCGTTTATATACTTATTTGTCTGCCTTGAAATTCGCTGCACTTGATCGGTTTGATCCGTTGTTAACGCAAAATCGATTCCTGCTCGAGCCGCATTTAAGTAAATGTCGGGATGATCGTAAATAGAGTGCTTAGCAAAGTTTGCTATATCTTTTTGTGTAAGGTAATTTTTTTCGTAGTCGTGGTTAATTAACGAGACCGTACTTAACGATTTTTGACGCGATATATTACGAGGTGCAATTGTGGCAGCTTGACTCAAAAAATCTTGTGCCAATTCAAATTGATTGAGTTTTATTTCTAACCGGCCTAGTAAGTCTAATGCAACAAGGCGTGTTTCTTGACGTTCTAGCATGGTTTTTAACATGCGCTGCGCCAAAATGTGCTCGTTGTTGGCTATAAGCGCTTCAACTAGCCCCACCTTTGCCCAGGCAAACTTTTGAATGTCGAGCACGGATTTAAAAAAATCTTTGGCCTCTTGAGCCCGCTTTAACCGAAGAAGAGCGTCACCTTTCAGGCGAAGTAAGATAGGGCTGTAATTATTGTCTTTTCTTTCAAGTGCGGCATCAATATATTTTACTGCTTTTGAATCATTGCCATCATCAATAAGCGTGAATACGGTTTGAAGATCGTGTTTGCGCTTTAAAATACGTTCAATTCGGGTTTTGAGTTCTTGCCCTGTAAAAGGTTTAACTAAAAAATCATCCGGTTGAAGCTCAAGTACACTGTGTACTAATGAGCCACTTGTTTCAGCTGAAATAAAGATAAAGCCAGTGGAGTTTTTTATAAGTTTTTTTACTCTTAGCTCTTCGTACAATTGGTAACCGTCTTGGTGTTTGTTTAAATTAAACGAACAAACAATTAAATCAAACGATTCACTTAAACATTGCTCTTTGGCTGAATTTGCATGATCGGCAAAACTCAACTGCCGAAAGCCGAGCCTTTCTAACGATTGTTTCATATAGCTTTGAGCAAGCGGTTGCTCTTCGACTATTAGTATTTTGGCTTTTGAAAATATCTTAGTTGGCATTGGCTTAAGCGTTATCACTTTTAACACAGACTATAATCAACAGTTTAGCTGGTTACAAGGGAATTTAAATGTTAGTTGTATTTATTAGGTAATTCGGTTTAACTAATACGTTTGTATGGTCATAAAATGCCATTTTTATTCAGTGCTGTAATGACGTCTTAATAAGGGGGGCTTTTTTATAATAGATTTAATTATTAGAATGGGTATTGAATAAAAATAATTGAGAGTGGGTATTAAAGGAGTAGTTACATGCGGTGGGTGATACTGGAATTGAACCGGTGATCTTCGCCATTACTTGTAAAGAAAGGCGATGCTTTTTTATAACTTATTTATTCTAGTAATCATTTAATAAAAATAGGAAAGGAATTGAAAATAGGTATCGAAGAAGTATTTATATGTGGTGGGTGATACTGGACTTGAACCAGTGACCCTCGCCTTGTAAGGGCGATGCTCTCCCAACTGAGCTAATCACCCACATATAATAGGTATTACTTTTTTAAACTTATTAATTAATCGCTTAGTATAATTTGGTGGGTGATACTGGACTTGAACCAGTGACCCTCGCCTTGTAAGGGCGATGCTCTCCCAACTGAGCTAATCACCCAAATTATATATTTAATATGCACCATTCTAAAAATGGTGGGTCGTACTGGACTTGAACCAGTGACCCTCGCCTTGTAAGGGCGATGCTCTCCCAACTGAGCTAACGACCCATATTAAATTTTAAAACGCGACTATCAATATAATAGATTTATATGTGGTGGGTGATACTGGACTTGAACCAGTGACCCTCGCCTTGTAAGGGCGATGCTCTCCCAACTGAGCTAATCACCCACATATAAATTAAAAAGCTACTATTAAAATAAATAGTACTGGACTTTAACCAGTGAACCTCGCCGTTACTTGGAAGTAGCGGTTATGCTCTCTTTTTTCTAAACTGAGTAATGACCCATTTAGATTTTTGTAATATGCACCATTCTGAGAATGGTGGGTCGTACTGGACTTGAACCAGTGACCCTCGCCTTGTAAGGGCGATGCTCTCCCAACTGAGCTAACGACCCATATTACAATTTAAACTACTATTTTTATAATCGATTTTATATGTGGTGGGTGATACTGGACTTGAACCAGTGACCCTCGCCTTGTAAGGGCGATGCTCTCCCAACTGAGCTAATCACCCACATATAAATTAAAACACGACTATTAAAATAAATAGTACTGGACTTTAACCAGTGAACTTCTCTGTTACATGTAAGTAGCAGTGATGTTCTCTTTTTCTATATGAACTTAGCGTCCGTATAGAATTTAGATGCGAACACTTTTAAAAGTGGTGGGTGATACTGGACTTGAACCAGTGACCCTCGCCTTGTAAGGGCGATGCTCTCCCAACTGAGCTAATCACCCGCATCTAAACAACTTCACATTGCTGCGTTGTTGTGGGGCGCTATTATAGATAGAGTTGAAAATGTGTCAACACTTGAATGACAAAAATGTACTGAATGAAGGTTTTATAAACAACAAGATATGGCGGGCGTCTATTTTATAGGCAAAACATGTTCAGTAACGTAATTGTGTGGTGTATTTGTGGTGTTTATAACTCACATTAGTGGTTAATCTAGTTTTTTTGGGGGAATACACAAGCGATCACTTTTAATTGTTGAACATTTAAACCTTCTATAATAAGAATATATATTTTGTTACCTCTCTAAAAAGTCATAACAAATAAAATAGAAAAAGTATTTTAAAGTGTAACTATAAAAAGCATGTGTGTTTTACTACATTTACCCAACTGGCCTGTTGATATGAAAGTGGGATGTTAGGTCGGTAATTTATAAATTATATTTGCAATGTTTGAATTGCATATAAATGTATACCTTTTGAGGGTAGGGTAGTGAACTACAATTCACTGACTAGCAACGCTACATAAAATAAAAGTGTAGGGGAGTCGCATTAGGGCAATGATTTTAATCAAATTGTGTTTTTTAGCATGCTTGATAGCCAGTTTGTTGAAAATTAAACCATTTAAATAAAGCTGGATAAAAAACTGTTGACTTTATTTTGGGTGGTGCATAGAATGCGCCCCGCACTAAGCAATACACGACGTAGTTATTACGGCGAGTGTTGATTAAGTTGGGGCTATAGCTCAGCTGGGAGAGCGCTTCGCTGGCAGTGAAGAGGTCTGCGGTTCGATCCCGCATAGCTCCACCAATTATCAGTGTTTGTCCTAGGGTAGCAGTTTTCTGCGTCCCCATCGTCTAGAGGCCTAGGACACCGCCCTTTCACGGCGGTAACAGGGGTTCGAATCCCCTTGGGGACGCCATCTAGTTTTAAGCTAGAGGTGGTTTTACCAAGAGAATAGCGTAACAATTAAAGCTCGAGTCTTTAATTGTATTATATGCATTACCTTAGCAACTCATGATGTGAGTCAAACTCATCAAATGTCCTAGTGACACATTTATGTGTCCCCATCGTCTAGAGGCCTAGGACACCGCCCTTTCACGGCGGTAACAGGGGTTCGAATCCCCTTGGGGACGCCATCTAGTTTTAAGCTAGAGGTGGTTTTACCAAGAGAATAGCGTAACAATTAAAGCTCGAGTCTTTAATTGTATTATATGCATTACCTTAGCAACTCATGATGTGAGTCAAACTCATCAAATGTCCTAGTGACACATTTATGTGTCCCCATCGTCTAGAGGCCTAGGACACCGCCCTTTCACGGCGGTAACAGGGGTTCGAATCCCCTTGGGGACGCCATCTAGTTTTAAGCTAGAGGTGGTTTTACCAAGAGAATAGCGTAACAATTAAAGCTCGAGTCTTTAATTGTATTATATGCATTACCTTAGCAACTCATGATGTGAGTCAAACTCATCAAATGTCCTAGTGACACATTTATGTGTCCCCATCGTCTAGAGGCCTAGGACACCGCCCTTTCACGGCGGTAACAGGGGTTCGAATCCCCTTGGGGACGCCACTTACTATTTTAATAGTTAGTGTAGTGTTATTAAGAAAGCTCGCCTGAAACGAGTCAAACCATTCAGTTGTCCTAGTGACACATTTATGTGTCCCCATCGTCTAGAGGCCTAGGACACCGCCCTTTCACGGCGGTAACAGGGGTTCGAATCCCCTTGGGGACGCCACTTGCTTTCATAAAGTAGGGTAGTGTTGTTAAGATTTAAATATACCTCACCAACTATTTTTATTCATACCTCAATTTATTTTCCAAGTTTATTTTCATTTTAATCACAATCTAAAATATCCACTCAATTATGTCCTAGATTTAAGCAGACTC
This DNA window, taken from Pseudoalteromonas marina, encodes the following:
- a CDS encoding DUF2919 domain-containing protein, whose protein sequence is MSQYGPQYWDKYGSYRTPVAFHLSLVVLLRAYFIWVIAALSRRPELDLMSLFFRSKSDFFIAIAIGSIAILPTLLFCLRRPRDSHKATDRLASIWRHMRWPLIVCALIDLTWLIVQAAHSHYRFSLFLAVQMVIVFWVLWYLVKSRYLTVFFKDWPEPTEKASDDKKDLKKDS
- a CDS encoding RNA methyltransferase; translated protein: MISKNQLKLIRQLGQKKYRKQYNQYLVQGEKNVLELLNSSLNAVDVFATSAFINAHQSRFPNTHIIEADEDVLTKASTLVSNNAAIAIVDMPKADLPTIKGLILALDGVSDPGNLGTIIRVADWYGIKHIVTSTDSADAYNPKTISATMGSFVRVSVSQVDLPAYLQTLKLPIYGAFLDGQSVHKTQFNGEGVLLMGSESHGIRQACAGLVTDKITIPAFGEAESLNVAMATGIILDNFKRQA
- a CDS encoding chromosome segregation SMC family protein; the encoded protein is MRLSTIKLAGFKSFVEPTKIPFPDQMTCVVGPNGCGKSNVIDAVRWVLGESSAKNLRGDAMTDVIFNGSTNRKAISQASVELIFDNSLGEQELKSTFADRNQIAIKRLVTRDGQSLYFLNGSKCRKRDITDIFLGTGLGPRSYAIIEQGMISRLIESKPHELRVFLEEAAGVSKYKERRRETQTRIKSTRENLERLLDVRKELQSQLDKLAVQSLDAKKYRELKATERTLKGQVAVLKWQKLHQQQLDKSEQIKKLNEQISFFKTAHSGHDDVLATLEGEVQAQQDKLGDAQHQQHLIHTELTRAEQQKISVKQQIQSLKQSLIKLQQRQTDSLEQKAQQQHICKELDEALQEAIESSLMCEEQVSELSFELEGLQGTKQRSYSNWQTLNEQQQHLTNQVQSQSSEIKHTQQQINHVNEQLSQLNLQLDELKNNNVEQQLAEQKQQRQALTEALAKNQSALAQCEVKLTQQNRQVDETQDNHKTLTQKENELNARIAGLKSALGLDEKVTNSTGVLSQLIVLEGFEPLIEQALKSLTHLSVTEQQSTNSIWPSSQPSLKASLADYITAGVYPDLLTRIGYSEHADLSMLNDDYYIAIMDKKGALHGRNWHVNADSNTDNSLLIKHKQLHAHTDEVIQVKSQLEQVKSELEQYTVIQAELNTEQKALKDVIHQLAQQIAISSTRSDMLTEQVTQHQHQLSKIKTQEQTISASLVQLNKQLDEQTEQYELFVEQQSDLTDETETANDERMLSDKNYSQALSALEQYKAQAHQLSLSQQKARSEWQLSQTKLSHAAQAYEEAKQGAEELVLEIEALLIPEETLSESISTLLEKHQQGEQRLAQLQNDLSQAKDALHTKQASLKNSQGELQGLQEQHQKLTLEEQSLLIKAQAALEPLEELKQSLKAVLETLPDDLTLNAAQNQLTGITNQLDKLGAVNLAAIEEFDVAKQRSEYLDNQLEDLTKALNTLEGAIRKIDTETKTRFKATFDQVNEDFAQLFPKVFGGGSAYLELTSDDLLESGVSIMARPPGKKNSTIHLLSGGEKALTALSLVFSIFRLNPAPFCMLDEVDAPLDDANVVRFCRLVEEMSQSVQFIYISHNKIAMEMAGRLTGVTMAEPGVSRMVAVDIEQAVQLAHA
- the zipA gene encoding cell division protein ZipA, which gives rise to MAEQLRWVLIIISVIVIGGLLVHGLWSVRKKESPDTSVNERVEPLQESQTASSHSYTQKAEPKEPVISERDEPQLGELNFDANEPQIEPSAPEVPIEDDLSVVDDLESVEQTNEQPKEPVPDFVIVHIQMPEGLTMQGSKLLPAVNTLGFKYSEEGFFNRHLDPAGQGPVLFRLVNMYNPGTFDIDNMEQFSTAGVSLFMTLPCDGDGLAAFNMLHSAAKKIADEFGAHILDAEREEMSVERVRQYVEQVRAFSA
- the ligA gene encoding NAD-dependent DNA ligase LigA, which gives rise to MSSSISEQINHLRTLLEQHNYNYYVLDTPSIPDAEYDRLLRELSALETQNPEFLSADSPTQKVGGAALSKFEQVAHQVPMLSLDNAFSEDEFTGFNRRIKERLMSTDVLTFCCEPKLDGLAVSIIYRDGVLVQAATRGDGFTGENITQNVKTIRNVPLKLRGDYPKELEVRGEVFMDSAGFEKLNNEAQKRGEKVFVNPRNAAAGSLRQLDSKITAKRPLMFYAYSTGLVADGSIPEDHFQQLEKLTDWGLPLCPETKLVEGPQAALDYYDDILTRRSELKYEIDGVVIKVNKKALQERLGFVARAPRWAIAYKFPAQEEVTQLLDVEFQVGRTGAITPVARLEPVFVGGVTVSNATLHNGDEIARLGVKVGDTVIIRRAGDVIPQITQVVLERRPTDARDIVFPSACPICDSHVEKVEGEAVARCTGGLVCPAQRKQAIKHFASRKALDIDGLGDKIVDQLVDRELIKTPADLFILKQGHFESLERMGPKSAKNLVTALNEAKATTLAKFLYSLGIREAGEATAQNLANHFLTLENIISASVESLTQVSDVGDIVASHVRGFFDEEHNLAVVNALIEQGVHWPALSAPSEDEQPLAGLTYVLTGTLNTLNRNDAKARLQQLGAKVSGSVSAKTDALVAGEKAGSKLTKAQDLGIDVLTEDDLIELLKKHNG